Within Styela clava chromosome 8, kaStyClav1.hap1.2, whole genome shotgun sequence, the genomic segment GTATTTAGGTCAGACTCTCGAGTTTTAATGCTAGAACGTAATGACGTACGAAcatattttttccattttacATAACATGGTAAAATGACGTACTATAGTACTGTATTCGGATCTAGTGCAGTTTCGTACCgaaagtacttccagtgggcgtagcaatcaatcaagtttatttttttccaaccagtaaaaaataaataacacaggcacaaattacaagaaaataatggagtacacagttttactgggaaGGAAAGTCGCAGGGAACCGAAGCTAGTTACTGAGTTATggagcagcgacacccgaagTACCActgttattactgtattattggATGAACAATAAATAAGGTGGACACTAAACACAATAAATACGTTGAGCAATAGTTTTTTAGAGGGGAGGGGGAGgcactaattttttttatattttgaatgttaGAGGGCTGTTTTTCTAATTAGGCACTAGTTGCAAAATTTGTTATTATacgaaaaaaattgttattgggCAAAAATTACAGAGCATGGACATAGCAGCAATACTATAATAATATAACGAGAATACGTAGAGAAATAGGGTCTaatatagtttagtaccacaagtacttctggtgggcgtagcataacgattttgcATATggtattcctaacccccacctgactatgcattccaaaaattacgtcactacgacgtcaccatcacgtcatagggattgccaaagtataattacgatcgcccgaaatgtcatctgcgccgccgataacgaacttgctaaagccggcgatctctctcctatcgtgatcgttgtgaccaTTCAGGTGTATACACCTCAAtggttgtgacgagaaaacgagagaaattgcttgctcgatttcgggtgatcgtctgcgcgttttggacgaccattcgcatacttcggtgggccttatgacgccactgtgacgtcgaaatgacgtaatttttcggtgacgttgtcaggtgggggttaggattgacatatgcaaaaattgttgagccaggtcaactagaagtacatgtggtactaaactataccagacccgagAAATACACCTAGTCTTTTTTTATCTATCCATAGCCATCAAGTAGAGGAATTTTTAATGGGTTACTGAATGTTGCAAGTGAGTTTTCTTTACTATTAGACGGAATTTATTTCCCAGATTAGAACATATGATTTTCGAAGCGATACATAGATTTGGCAATTTCAGAAAGATAGATAGATATCTTTCAGTTGTAATACTCCTCACTGCTTGTATAAGAGTGAATTATGATCATGCTGTAATTCTACAGATAGCATGCAGCGAATTGCCTTGTTATGCAGAATTACTAGTGGTTTTAGCATAGTTTTATTGGTTCCTCCCCAACTGATAATGCCATATTTCAGATGAGAGTATATGAGACTATATTATACAATTTTTAATGCATCGATACCGAGGATTTTACGTAATCTATGCAATATTACGAGTGATTGTGAAACTTTTTACATAAGTGATCAATCAATAGGAGGTTTCCATGACAAGTTCTCATCTAGGATTATATCCAAATAGTTGATACATTTTGTTCTTTCTAtctttttattgtcaatttGGAGATGAAACTGCCTGGAATCAAAAACCATGAGTTTAGTTTTTGAAAGGTTCAAAgataatttattactttttagCCATAAGTTGACCATCTCGATTTTTTTATTGATCGAAATCTGCAGTTTTTCACAGCACGGAGCAGAATTGGTAGCATAAcattttttgcatatgttaacCCTAACCCCCACTTCACCGCGCTATCAAAAAATTACGCAACTTTggcgtcacagtgacgtaataacgcccttcaaactatatgaACTGTCATCCAAGGCATGcagacgagcacccgaaatcgaacaccTATTTCTCTCGTTGCAGCGATcccaatatgagagagatcgctgacgtcgGTCACGACGCAGATGCGATTTCGGACAATTGTACATATATTTGGCAAACTCTATGACGCGATTGCAATGTCGTAGTGCTTTTCTCCGCTGTTTCCCTCTCTCCTGCGCTGTTTGGCGCTCTGctgcgctgtattcagtaagtagtgaGACCCTTAGATAAGTGTTCAAATGTTTGAATATGGCAGAATAAACTTATAATGAATGATGAAAACTAAAGATTTAACTCAATGTTAAAGAGTGATTTTTCTGTCACGTGACATATCACACATACATGCCAAGTTTGAAACTCATCGATTATTTCATGCTATATACGAACCtataaaaatgataatatacttttgaaatttgtgaCCTGGTTACCATGTTACTCACAAAAGTTTCGGGTCTAGTATAGACCCGTacagtaccacaagtacttctagtggacatagcataacgaattttgcatatggtattcctaacccccacctgactatgtcatccaaaaatctCGTCTCTGCGACGTCACCcacatagagcttgccaaagtataattacgaccgcccgaaatggcatctgagccgccgataacgaactcgctacgCCAACGATCTCTCTCACATAGTGAGCGTTGCGTTgcgaaaacgagagaaataacttgtggatgtggtactaaactataccaggcCCAAAGTGTCTTTACCAGTCTTGCATGTTTCATGCTTGCCACCAGGTCTCAATCGAGTTGGTGTGAGAGTGATTGCCTTGCTACAGGAGTCGGTGCCCTTGGTTACCGATTTCTGTTGGAACTCCCATTTCCTCATCCAGGGTAATATACTGTGCAGGCATTACCAAACCTGAAAAATTCTAAACTTTCCAAAGATATTAGCTCATccatatcagtggctgcttacACAGGGTTTATTGAGATTGTTTGGAGTTAAGGTGGAGAAAACCCATTTATAATTATCATATACCGGTAAGTTATCTGGAGGGTTCTGTTAGTGAGTTCTGTTAGTGGGTTAGCTGCCAAGGCCATATTCCCCTCTAATAACAGTATTCTAAAAACTTAAATACCAACATTAGAAATTTAATTAGATATTGaatcttgggtgtcgctgctcgataaccattctTGATTCCCCGTGGCTTTCCTTTCCCAGTAAAATgtgtgtttcaattttttttgtcaatttcgTATATtatttactggatggaaaaaaaaaacttgactatgactattaCAGAGTGAAATAATGTAACACCTAAACATACTACTTACTGTATTGTATATCTTCTGCTTGtgaattgttattttcattggaTATTTAAAAACGGACATAAATGCGTACTTCTAGTGGGATTAGTCATTCCCCAAGGTTTAATCCTTTCAATGACGATAAAGGCCTTTTCAGTGACATTGACGATGACTCCAGGGTTCCATCTAGTGGGAGTGAACTCACTTCGACCACAAGTGAAGGATCTGCGGACGTTAGTTTGGCCGAACTTGGTTTAACAGAGGATTATTTTGCTCAACCTGATGGCGGCTTGGGGATGTCGTCGAGCGAAGAATTGGAAGCTGCGATCgagaattgtaaaaaaatgattttggagTTGCCGGAAGATTCTGTAAGACGGAAAAAATTTGTATCAAAACTGGTACAGCTGAGAATGAAATTCCTGGAGCTAAAAGAAGGGCCGACTGAATTCGAACCGCGTGTTAAACAAGTTCTGGGTCACAAACTTCGTAAACGGAAAAGCAATAGCATTAAATATTACTGTGATTGCTGTAACGGACTTATTTGGGGGGTGCTACAAGCTTGGTATAGATGCAAAGAATGTGGTTTTAATTGTCATAACAAATGCGTCAATATGATCAGACGAAAATGTGTCGCAATTGACATGAATAATTTGCCATATAATTTAGATATTTTGCCCGAAATTGGGCTCTCGTCACAACAATTTAACTGCGCGGAATGTAAAAATCCTATTTCTGTAACTGGTATGGGCAAAGAGGAGGCCAGGATTTGTGATTATAATGGACAATACTATTGTCCGCAATGCCACTGGAATGACACTAGCGTTATCCCTGGGAGGGTCGTGCATAATTGGGATTTCACGCCACAGAAAGTCTCTCGCCAATCGTATCAaattctatcgaaattgtatAAAAGGCCATTACTCAATCTACAAGAAATAAATCCGCTTTTGTTTAACTACGTTGAAGAGCTAGCTGATATCCGTAAATTACGAGAAGATATATTACTTATGAAGGTTTATTTTGTTACGTGCAGTAACGCTCTCGATTTAAAATTGCTTCTTAAACTTAGCGACAGGCAACATTTTGTTGATTGCTCAGATAAATATTCTATGGAGGATCTTGTAGAAGCCCAAAGTGGGACTTTAACTGAATATTTAACAAACCTACACGCTGAATATGCAAAACATATCAAACTTGACTGCTTAGTTTGCCAAGCTAAAGGATTCATCTGTGAAATTTGCAACTCAGGGGAAACGCTTTTTCCGTTTGATTTCGGAGTTTCGACTTGTGCGAAATGCCACGCTGTTTTTCATCGTGATTGTTTTACGTGCATTGATACTCTTTGTCCAAGGTGTGAGCGAtttcagaagaaaaaaaaattgagaaagaaTAAAGAAAATGCTTTATTTGAGAGTGACGAAAGCTATGAATCTGAAGGTTCATATTTACGTAGCGGTGAATTGTCATCTTCAACTGAATTACCTACAACTTCAAAACCAGTTGCCAGATATTCACCCGCATTTACAACTACGACCTCCGATAAGGCATCTATTGAAAATACAGACAATACGAGAGATCGGAATGATAGTAAAAGTTCTGCAATTCAAATTGATCCTTATTTAACGGAGAAAAGGAGCCGAGAATCATCATTCCATTCTTTACTCACAGACTCATCTTATACTGATTATGCGGTACTGGGTTTCGCAGGTGCTGGTCGGAGTAAAAATCCTGCGTCGGAAAACAATCAAAACATCGAACATACCGAAATAGAAAAGACAGAAAAATCTCTAGATTCTACTGTAAAGCTTGTGACGAAAAATGGCAAAATCAATCACCCACGACAACCAAGATATCGTTTTCACCAAAACGAAGCGAACTCTTTCAATTATGAAACTAATCCGGTCACTAGGAGGCCGCAGAGAGACGAGAATTTAttcgacgatcttgtgaaatcaaaaaataatcGTCCGAAGCCTGACCCTAATCGTGAAACTAAAATTGGACGAAATAGAACTCCACAAGAGCCTGCAGCAGCTCAACACAGTGCTCGAGAAAAAACAAACGGCCAGAGaatgaatcaaaaatacaattCAAGATCAGGAAGACATTATGATCCTATGTTGGATCCTTTTCATAACCATGAGAACCCGAGTACACGATTCATGAGCGACGttgcaaaatcaaaatttcattctGACCTTTCACCCTCTGATCAACCGGAACTTGACCCCTTCAATCAAAATCGAAACAAAGGGTCAAAGTTTATCAATAGAGTCACCCCTTCGACTTCATATCGACCAGAATTGGATCCCTTTCATCAAAATGAGGATAAAAAgacaaaatttatgaaaaatgtcaCCCCTCGTAATTTTTCAGTTCAAAATACTACCAGTGGTTTCCATGACCAGAGAAATCAAAACCATGTCGCCAGATTCAGATCTGATCATAAACAGTGGCCAATACATGATTCTGCTGGTAATCCTTTCGATACTGATGATTCTGCTAATCCTTTTAATAAATCTGGCAACCCTTTTGATGATGCTGATCATTATGATGATGCTAAAAATCCGTTTTCTTAATTCTAATTTCATGATTCAGGTGCGTTCTTTTGCGATTTATTAGTAGACTACGTACTCTTATAGTGGAATAATTTATTGAGCTGAGGTAATGGACATCCTAAGCTGGGGGGTCCCAACCTATATTACCCTGTTTAACCATTTGCAAATTTTACGTTAGTAAAATTTCCCTCAAAAATTTTATGTTTCCCCTCTTACAAAGCATTATAATGACTCTAGGGCTGTAATTTCTAATAATGGCTTTTCACAATTTTTGACGgagttttaaagtttttttcatgttttaagcCAATACCTATATTTCCATACTtacattttctaaattttacaaAAGTCTCACAAATTTTCCCTTTTACATGGCATTATAATAACATACTCTGGAAGAAAAAATTCTAACATAGAATTATAGATGTAAATAGCTGAAATTCATTGGATTTAGTTATTCATTTTCCCCCGCAGAAAAGTTACTCCCATGGCAGGTCGAATTTAGCTCCAGGGAGGGAATTTTCACCCTTTTCCCCCACTTTCAtatcaatattcaaatttcaatgaTCAGCTGATCAATATAATGTCTATATTGATTTTCTTGGTTGCTGCTTCTAAGGACAAATTTTCAGACAATCAAAAGGCATTTCAGATATATTGGATTCGTTTTGAGTATCTGTGGCTTAGATATTCTTGAGGTGTGCCAGAAATCTTCGGTATTTAATATGATGTGCGAACTTAGCATGGTTCAAGTTATATCATTTTGTTTGAGTGTGATCAGAGATGCGTGTATAAGCcgaccccttagtttggcaactttttgtTCGAGTTTTAAACTCGAATTATATGCGAGGACATACAGTAATTGTTTCAATATCTGTGGCTTTGATAATTCTTAAAGTGTGCCAGAGATCCATGTTGCAAACACATTGAAATTTAATATGTTGACCATAAAACCATCactcatttatttttcatttgaatttaTTCGTTTATCTTTTTAATAAATTCTTTGCTGAACTATATTTACAGTGTTCCTCTTTGTTGATCtatcatttttaatttcatttactatttgattaaaaatgtattttaataaatgttataaatCGATATTATATATGTAGTGTTTGTATATGCTTATGGGCCATTAGTTACCTATTTCTGAGGCGTTTCTCACTCTTACGGTACCTCAAAGAAGTTACTGGAAGGCAAGGGgttattatttctaaaaatacTTGTCTCTTGTCTGCCAACTCTATCACACTTGGATTGTTTGTATTTGTTTGACAATGATTTTAATTCACAAGCACCAGGGCTGCAGAGTAAGGGTGAATTTGCAAATGACTCCAAGCCATTAAAAACGTCTCCAGATTAGGAGGAATTTAGAATCTGTGTTGATAGGTATTTCAAGTTCGAATCCAGCTCAGAATGACAAATTAATCAATAGGAACTAACCCTAACTGCATGGCTATAACCTTATTTCGCCCGCATGCTTGGTAAATCTCCACTTTAGCATTATTTTTCGACTGTCGACACTCATTGTGTCAGAGCCAGTGGTGAAGCGATATAGCCATATCCATAGGCCTCATTTTCTCAAGACTATCAACAATGCTTTTGATAACCTTGGGCACATGCAAGTCTTCTTTAATTGTCTGTTGTAAAAATGTCAAGTAAATCCATAAACATAGCAACAGACTTTGATAACCATCATTGAAAACATGAAATTACAAATAACACTCCATATGACTAATGGAACTAAAAGCAATAAACGACTTAATGTCAACCATCCGAGAACACAATAATACAGGAATCAACATCTTCATAACAACAATAATCAGCAGCATAAGAAAGGATTCATAGTCCTAATAAGATCGATGATCTTGGTTTGAATAATGATGTGCCGTGGTTTTGATTATACAAGTAGTTATTAGGTTATTTTTGTCTATACATTATATATTGTGCAGGCGCTAGTTATTCCTTTAATTCTATTGTTCACATCCATCGGGATGTATTTTTTAGGAgaagaattcaaaatttcagttCTCTGAGAAATGCCAGTTCGACTCCAATATCGATAAACACATACCTGAATCTCTTTGGAAACATCTTTAAATGTCAGTATACTGATGGATACTTGTCTAGCTTGGAGTGTGATGATATAAGGAGAAATGAACGATTCTAATTTGCCTTAAATGTCTGTTTTGTTgattcaattttgataaattgaatTTAGGCTTGTTACTTGTTTTTCTTGGACACactcttcaaatattttatccTGGATCCCGTCCTTTTCTTACACACCATAGCATCTCAGTCACAAGAGTACGTCGTTTGTCTAGTGCAGCGGTTCACAAAACCAGAGTTCCCCCCGCTCACACTCACTGCGATGTTATTTCATAAACACTTGGTTGCACTGGTAATATAGAGATATAGACCATACTAGTTGAGTGCGCcacaaaaattaacagaattgtgttaaacataactaaaatatgattgaacattttttatattgtattcaTCATAAATAAAGCAGCATTTTTTAGTgtaagtgcgccgtgagttttttcccaGATTATTTGGCACCGTGCGAACGAAAAGTTCGAGAATCGCTGATGAGCATTGGACTTGATCATGTTGGCATTGCTGATTGCACATTCAGGGTTTGAATACCACGCCCACCACCTCACCAACAACGCAGTAATCTGGGTTGGCGATGTCAAAATATAGTGGGTCTATAAAGacttaaaattttataaaaatcgcTAAGGGAATACTTAAAcaactgattaaaaaaacaacaaactggttgaaatatattgagaactgacttcataacaaaataaattgaaattgtaaagagactttatggacacgcTGTATAACTCcttgtatattattaaatatcagTAACTGCTTATACGGGGCCTAAATTGGGAGTGAAAAGTGCGTACAAACATTGCGTAAAAAGGCATCTGTTACCCTGATGCCATTTTCCCTCCATGCACCCTATTCTCTTAATTAAGtaaccaaataaaatataaacgtAATTTTATTAGATAGTATCAAAATATGAGGTTAGTTACAATAAAATACATTggatgttaaaatatattcaagaaaAGTAAAGAAATAGGCAGTTTgaaataaaaacgaaattttttaAAGCAAGTAGCGTTGTTAGGAATAGTATTCATGgtttaaaataacaaacaatAATGGAGTAGGATGATAGATAAATACTTTGGTGTAAGAATGACAAAAAATATGATCAGAATAAGTCATTATTATGCAATATACAACAAATGAGATGATTTTGAGAATATAATTGTTAGGTGCATTTAAGAGCAAGGTGGCCTCATAACCAGCATTTGTACTTGAATAAATTTGAACTAAAGGCAAAAAGCACTCAATCAGAAAAATTTATCAATGTGTGTTATTCCGCTAACGTTCTGACTTGAACTGATACTTGTCGAATGGTCTACTCGAGAATCAGCCGAGATGCGCAGTTTGGGTGGCGTAACTTCACTTGGCCACACACTAGTTCAAAGAGTTACGCAAAGCTTTAAGCAGTATGAAAAAAAGAGTTTAATATTGACAAGCAAAAAATGGTCGAAGTCAAATTTTTAGAATGGGTATCCATGTTCTCATAGCAGGGTTGCTGCAAGCTGAGGGTAAAACACTTTGGTAACAAACCCTCCCAAGAATTTTGACATGTTATGAAAAGAATAGCATTATTAGATCAGTGCATCATTATGCAGTGGGTATTGAaatattgggtactcctgaagtatgtgcaacctgagttcaggttgtgcgccatcctggtgcgcatacttcaggaggtccaaatatTAACTTATATATTATTTGGTAACGGTTATTTAAAATCCCAGGCATCAAACAGCACAGAAACAAATTTTGCATACCCAACTATACACCAATTGACAACACAATTATAtcaacaaatattgaatatcaatTAATTCAATGTTTCGTGCAAGCCTGACTTATCACAGATAAGGCTTTGTCTTTGGCGAAGCTAAGCTTTGAGCGGTAGAAAAAGGGCAGTTCCATAATGACAAAAATATGGCTGAAGTAAGATTCTTCGGTGCCTTTCATAGTAAGGTTGACGaaagtttgaaaataacaaacaaaaatggTCAAAGTGGGCTTTTAGGAATGGGTATACATGTTTTATAGCTGGAAAATCACAAGCACAGGGTGAGTACTTTGGGTAATTTGGATCAGTAATTAGTAGTTTATTTTCtgcaataaataatacaaaagcATTTCGGGTGAGGGGAGTCGTgagaaaccaaatttggttatcgagcagcggcactcATGAACCTAGAGTAGTGTCAAAATGGGCACTTTAGAATGGCAAACAATTAGTCATTGAATAAGCTTTGTAATTATACTTACCGGTAATAATG encodes:
- the LOC120329824 gene encoding uncharacterized protein LOC120329824; the encoded protein is MRTSSGISHSPRFNPFNDDKGLFSDIDDDSRVPSSGSELTSTTSEGSADVSLAELGLTEDYFAQPDGGLGMSSSEELEAAIENCKKMILELPEDSVRRKKFVSKLVQLRMKFLELKEGPTEFEPRVKQVLGHKLRKRKSNSIKYYCDCCNGLIWGVLQAWYRCKECGFNCHNKCVNMIRRKCVAIDMNNLPYNLDILPEIGLSSQQFNCAECKNPISVTGMGKEEARICDYNGQYYCPQCHWNDTSVIPGRVVHNWDFTPQKVSRQSYQILSKLYKRPLLNLQEINPLLFNYVEELADIRKLREDILLMKVYFVTCSNALDLKLLLKLSDRQHFVDCSDKYSMEDLVEAQSGTLTEYLTNLHAEYAKHIKLDCLVCQAKGFICEICNSGETLFPFDFGVSTCAKCHAVFHRDCFTCIDTLCPRCERFQKKKKLRKNKENALFESDESYESEGSYLRSGELSSSTELPTTSKPVARYSPAFTTTTSDKASIENTDNTRDRNDSKSSAIQIDPYLTEKRSRESSFHSLLTDSSYTDYAVLGFAGAGRSKNPASENNQNIEHTEIEKTEKSLDSTVKLVTKNGKINHPRQPRYRFHQNEANSFNYETNPVTRRPQRDENLFDDLVKSKNNRPKPDPNRETKIGRNRTPQEPAAAQHSAREKTNGQRMNQKYNSRSGRHYDPMLDPFHNHENPSTRFMSDVAKSKFHSDLSPSDQPELDPFNQNRNKGSKFINRVTPSTSYRPELDPFHQNEDKKTKFMKNVTPRNFSVQNTTSGFHDQRNQNHVARFRSDHKQWPIHDSAGNPFDTDDSANPFNKSGNPFDDADHYDDAKNPFS